The Lujinxingia vulgaris genome includes a region encoding these proteins:
- a CDS encoding NADH-quinone oxidoreductase subunit C, producing the protein MAKKLIDFVKKHFGDEVLDAHSRLGNDTVVVERHRVSDIIERLRDDDATQMNMLRAITCVDYLHREPRFEVVYILYSIAKKHMLTVRVVVPEDDCNVPTIEHLYGCAAWMEREVWDMYGVTFEGHSDLRRVLLYEEFEGHPLRKDYAKQASQPRLELLGKERDSVEEFNRYVKDKPSEGSRQG; encoded by the coding sequence ATGGCCAAAAAACTGATCGATTTTGTCAAAAAGCACTTCGGCGACGAGGTCCTTGACGCGCACTCGCGGCTGGGCAACGACACCGTCGTGGTGGAGCGTCACCGGGTTTCCGACATTATTGAGCGGCTGCGCGATGATGACGCCACGCAGATGAACATGCTGCGCGCGATCACCTGCGTGGACTACCTCCACCGCGAGCCGCGCTTTGAGGTCGTCTACATCCTCTACAGCATCGCCAAAAAGCATATGCTGACCGTGCGCGTGGTCGTGCCCGAAGACGACTGCAACGTGCCCACCATTGAGCACCTCTACGGTTGTGCTGCGTGGATGGAGCGCGAAGTCTGGGATATGTACGGCGTCACCTTTGAGGGTCACTCCGACCTTCGACGCGTGCTCCTCTACGAAGAGTTTGAGGGCCATCCGCTTCGCAAAGACTACGCCAAGCAGGCCTCGCAACCTCGCCTGGAGCTGCTGGGTAAAGAGCGCGACAGCGTCGAAGAGTTCAACCGCTACGTCAAAGACAAGCCCTCCGAGGGCTCCCGTCAGGGCTAA
- a CDS encoding NADH-quinone oxidoreductase subunit B codes for MGLEHQLPEVITTRLESAVGWARKHSLFQYPFVTACCGMEYMATAAARYDISRFGAEIPRFSPRQADLLWVVGTVNHKLAPFLRRIYEQMAEPKWVISFGVCASTGGFYDNYATVQGIDKIIPVDMYIPGCPPRPEQVLDGLLKLQEKIQNEPWDKYAYEEKRRRRLAEGIEEEPTFLERFGTKV; via the coding sequence ATGGGACTAGAACATCAACTTCCTGAAGTCATCACCACTCGTCTTGAGAGCGCTGTGGGCTGGGCGCGTAAGCACTCGCTCTTCCAGTACCCCTTTGTCACCGCATGCTGTGGCATGGAGTACATGGCGACGGCTGCCGCGCGTTACGACATCTCGCGTTTTGGCGCCGAGATTCCGCGCTTCTCCCCGCGCCAGGCCGACCTCCTCTGGGTCGTCGGCACCGTCAACCACAAGCTCGCCCCCTTCCTGCGCCGTATCTACGAGCAGATGGCCGAGCCCAAGTGGGTGATCTCTTTTGGCGTGTGCGCCTCCACCGGTGGCTTCTACGACAACTACGCGACGGTGCAGGGCATCGATAAGATCATCCCGGTCGATATGTACATCCCGGGCTGCCCGCCGCGCCCCGAGCAGGTGCTCGACGGTCTTCTCAAACTTCAGGAGAAGATTCAGAACGAGCCCTGGGACAAATACGCTTACGAAGAGAAGCGACGTCGTCGTCTCGCGGAAGGTATCGAAGAAGAACCGACCTTCCTGGAGCGTTTCGGCACCAAGGTCTGA
- a CDS encoding NADH-quinone oxidoreductase subunit A, with the protein MLIANYLPLILLVLVAVAVVGGIIFAAEFFGPKNPTREKLMPYESGSDPLSEPQASRFSVKFYMVAISFILFDLETVFVIPWAMSWRESAAMGHGFYSFAVMALFLAILTIGLVYEWSQGGLEWD; encoded by the coding sequence ATGTTAATCGCCAATTATTTGCCCCTGATATTGCTGGTGCTGGTCGCCGTCGCCGTCGTCGGCGGGATCATCTTTGCGGCGGAGTTCTTCGGCCCGAAGAACCCCACCCGCGAGAAGTTGATGCCCTACGAGTCGGGCTCCGACCCGCTCTCTGAGCCCCAGGCTTCGCGCTTCAGCGTGAAGTTCTACATGGTGGCCATCAGCTTCATCCTCTTCGACCTGGAAACGGTCTTCGTCATCCCGTGGGCTATGAGCTGGCGCGAGAGCGCGGCGATGGGACACGGGTTCTACTCTTTCGCAGTTATGGCGCTCTTCCTGGCGATCCTGACCATCGGTCTCGTCTATGAGTGGAGCCAAGGGGGTCTCGAATGGGACTAG
- the lexA gene encoding transcriptional repressor LexA, translated as MTKLTNRQAKVLELIAEHIQKVGYPPTIRELGDALGIRSTNGVNDHLKALEKKGYLSREDAKSRTLRPLYWPNGEAFDLTPGVAAQTDAAMEPDSDVHQVPVVGRIAAGLPISAIEQTEEVVAIGEGLLGRHPDLFALRVKGESMIEDGIFDGDYIFVRKQSDVRDGVIVAAMVDGEATVKRLFREKGQVRLQPANASMEPIYVREEDGRETSVLGAVVGVFRRLN; from the coding sequence CTGACCAAGCTGACAAACCGTCAGGCCAAGGTGTTGGAGTTGATCGCCGAGCATATTCAGAAGGTGGGCTACCCGCCGACGATCCGCGAGCTCGGCGATGCGCTGGGGATCCGTTCCACAAACGGAGTCAATGACCACCTCAAAGCGCTGGAGAAGAAGGGGTATTTGTCGCGTGAGGATGCCAAGTCGCGCACCCTGCGCCCGCTCTACTGGCCCAACGGAGAAGCCTTTGATCTTACTCCCGGGGTGGCCGCGCAGACCGACGCAGCGATGGAGCCCGATAGCGACGTGCATCAGGTGCCGGTTGTCGGTCGCATCGCCGCCGGGCTGCCGATCTCGGCGATCGAGCAGACCGAAGAGGTCGTCGCGATCGGTGAAGGCCTGCTGGGCCGACATCCGGATCTTTTCGCGCTGCGCGTTAAAGGGGAGAGCATGATCGAAGATGGCATCTTCGATGGCGACTACATCTTTGTGCGTAAGCAGAGCGATGTGCGCGACGGGGTCATCGTAGCGGCGATGGTCGATGGTGAGGCCACCGTCAAACGCCTCTTTCGCGAGAAGGGGCAGGTGCGACTTCAGCCGGCGAACGCGTCGATGGAGCCGATCTACGTTCGCGAAGAAGATGGTCGTGAGACGAGCGTGCTCGGAGCGGTTGTCGGGGTGTTTCGCAGGCTTAACTGA
- a CDS encoding type II CAAX endopeptidase family protein, which yields MFSPLKRLWVLTHDLVIKVEAQSKHARNARQDNDIDWTTMGVLTLAALILSILEYYGSSTHWKSLEPLVGIFSDDPATALGAIFADRDYGRLARLTYWSGTTFLGYFVVPALFIMLIMKHRLRDYGMKLEGALKHWKIYVGLYLLVLPFVIAVAFHPSFQRTYPFYQAADRSLLDFFAWQIVYAAQFFALEFFYRGFLIHGLKARLGIYAIFVSTIPYCMIHFGKPLPETVGAILAGIALGLLSLYTRSIWMGVAIHVSVAVTMDITSLAVQGRLPFFQ from the coding sequence ATGTTCTCTCCCTTAAAGCGCCTCTGGGTCCTTACGCACGACCTGGTCATCAAGGTTGAAGCCCAGAGCAAACACGCTCGTAACGCTCGCCAGGATAACGACATCGACTGGACGACCATGGGCGTGCTCACGCTTGCGGCGCTCATCCTGTCGATCCTCGAGTACTACGGCTCTTCCACCCACTGGAAGAGTCTGGAACCGTTGGTGGGCATCTTCTCAGACGATCCCGCCACGGCCCTGGGTGCCATCTTCGCCGATCGCGACTACGGCCGACTGGCACGGCTGACCTACTGGAGCGGTACAACTTTTTTGGGGTACTTCGTGGTCCCGGCGCTCTTCATCATGCTGATCATGAAGCACCGCCTGCGTGATTACGGAATGAAGCTCGAAGGGGCGCTCAAACACTGGAAGATCTATGTAGGCCTCTACCTGTTGGTGCTTCCCTTTGTGATCGCCGTGGCGTTTCACCCCAGCTTTCAGCGCACCTACCCCTTCTACCAGGCTGCCGACCGCAGCCTCCTCGACTTCTTCGCCTGGCAGATCGTCTACGCCGCGCAGTTCTTTGCGCTGGAGTTCTTCTACCGTGGGTTCCTCATTCACGGGCTCAAAGCACGCCTGGGCATCTACGCGATTTTCGTCTCGACGATCCCCTACTGCATGATCCACTTCGGAAAGCCGCTCCCGGAAACCGTCGGCGCCATACTCGCCGGTATCGCGTTGGGATTGCTCTCCCTCTACACCCGCTCGATCTGGATGGGGGTAGCGATCCATGTCTCGGTGGCGGTGACGATGGACATCACCTCACTGGCCGTGCAGGGGCGCCTGCCTTTCTTTCAATAA
- the mutL gene encoding DNA mismatch repair endonuclease MutL, protein MSQDDPLWRNTAARHAANAPRSVAVLPPELANQIAAGEVVERPASVVKELVENSLDAGARRIEVTIEGGGRDLIRVEDDGCGMRREDALRAVERHATSKISRVEDLFAIGTLGFRGEAVPSIGSVSRMEICTRPGDQLEGTRIYIEGGVMQEIEDVGMAAGTTILVEELFYNTPARLKFLKTPATETRHITEMLVRVGLSRPDVRIKFVKDGKLRLDLPQVDRLKDRILEVLGREVYDDLYPTFEYPAIHGVVARGYFSKPGHSQRSPNNMYTFVNGRYVSDRTIRAAITGAYKHLLERGRYPSVVLFIDVPFSMVDINVHPAKTEVRFHDTQPIYRAVYHAIADALAEAPWLEGQAARAYNLGERRTLSGGMPGEGIGGESGSGTGFDGTMLQPGRVKIEPLNARHRRFSEQDRLDPGELRSPFLPDSSRSQGGFSTPGLTPLSEPPRVDVGEVGGLLQEEGAHPGRDAYFSTLKVIGQFRRAYIVCEDASGMVIIDQHAAHERVGFERLKALFKREHKETQPLLFPLRMELDALRAAAMSEAMDFFAQAGFEIDHFGGNTYVLKEVPAVLQRAPHEKIIKDALDDLSNFGGSSRVEEAMESVLSRMACHSVVRGPTQLTIEECEGLLVQMDQIDFRANCPHGRPVYYRIPLMELEEAFDRR, encoded by the coding sequence GTGAGTCAGGACGATCCTCTCTGGAGAAATACCGCGGCACGGCACGCCGCGAACGCCCCGCGCTCGGTGGCGGTGTTGCCGCCGGAGCTGGCAAACCAGATCGCGGCTGGCGAGGTGGTGGAGCGTCCGGCCTCGGTGGTCAAAGAGCTCGTCGAGAACAGCCTGGATGCGGGTGCGCGTCGTATTGAAGTGACGATCGAGGGAGGAGGGCGCGACCTGATCCGAGTAGAGGATGACGGCTGCGGGATGCGTCGCGAGGACGCACTGCGGGCGGTGGAGCGCCACGCGACAAGCAAGATCTCCAGGGTGGAGGACCTCTTCGCCATCGGCACGCTCGGGTTTCGAGGGGAAGCGGTGCCGTCGATTGGCTCGGTCTCCAGGATGGAGATCTGCACGAGGCCCGGCGATCAACTTGAGGGCACTCGCATCTACATTGAAGGGGGGGTGATGCAGGAGATTGAAGATGTGGGGATGGCGGCGGGCACAACCATCCTGGTCGAGGAGCTTTTTTATAATACGCCGGCCAGGTTGAAGTTTTTGAAGACGCCGGCGACCGAGACCCGACATATCACTGAGATGCTGGTGCGCGTGGGGTTGAGTCGCCCGGATGTTCGCATCAAATTTGTGAAAGACGGCAAACTTCGCCTGGATCTTCCTCAGGTCGATCGCCTCAAAGATCGCATCCTCGAGGTGCTGGGGCGGGAGGTCTACGACGACCTCTATCCGACCTTTGAGTATCCGGCGATCCACGGCGTTGTGGCGCGCGGGTATTTTTCAAAGCCCGGTCATTCACAGCGCTCCCCAAATAACATGTACACCTTCGTCAACGGTCGCTACGTCAGCGATCGCACGATTCGGGCCGCGATCACCGGGGCGTATAAGCATCTTCTGGAGCGGGGGCGCTACCCGAGCGTGGTGCTCTTCATCGATGTGCCTTTCTCGATGGTCGATATCAACGTGCATCCGGCCAAGACGGAGGTTCGTTTCCATGACACCCAGCCCATCTATCGCGCGGTGTACCACGCCATTGCCGACGCGCTTGCGGAGGCCCCCTGGCTGGAGGGGCAGGCGGCGCGGGCCTATAACCTGGGTGAGCGACGCACCCTGAGCGGCGGTATGCCCGGGGAAGGCATCGGTGGGGAGAGCGGGTCGGGCACGGGGTTTGATGGGACGATGCTGCAGCCTGGACGCGTGAAGATCGAACCTCTTAACGCGCGTCATCGGCGATTCTCCGAGCAGGACCGCCTCGATCCGGGGGAGCTTCGCTCGCCATTTCTTCCTGATTCGAGCCGCTCCCAGGGGGGCTTCTCCACGCCGGGGCTCACGCCGCTGAGCGAGCCGCCGCGCGTGGATGTGGGCGAAGTCGGGGGGCTGCTGCAGGAGGAGGGCGCGCATCCGGGACGTGATGCCTACTTCTCAACCTTGAAGGTGATCGGGCAGTTCAGGCGTGCGTACATCGTGTGCGAAGACGCCTCCGGGATGGTGATCATCGACCAGCACGCAGCGCATGAGCGGGTGGGTTTTGAGCGGCTTAAAGCCCTTTTTAAGCGCGAGCATAAAGAGACGCAGCCCTTGCTCTTCCCGCTTCGTATGGAGCTCGACGCGTTGCGGGCCGCAGCGATGAGTGAGGCGATGGACTTCTTTGCGCAGGCGGGCTTTGAGATCGACCACTTCGGAGGCAACACCTACGTGCTCAAGGAGGTTCCGGCGGTGCTGCAACGCGCGCCTCACGAGAAGATCATCAAAGATGCGCTCGATGATCTTTCAAACTTCGGAGGTTCAAGCCGGGTGGAGGAGGCGATGGAGTCAGTGCTCAGCCGCATGGCCTGCCACTCAGTGGTGCGCGGACCCACCCAGCTGACCATCGAGGAATGTGAGGGGCTGCTCGTGCAGATGGATCAGATCGACTTCCGCGCCAACTGCCCGCACGGGCGTCCTGTGTATTACCGCATCCCCTTAATGGAACTCGAAGAGGCATTTGATCGCCGATGA